The genomic window ATGGCAGCCAAGCCATCCGTTAAGCCTGTTGCTGTCCCATTTTCTGTGGTGATGGTTCACCTGTGCTTTTTGGTACTGGTTGTTGTGTTTGCACACCATCCCGTGCTGTTTATGGGTCTATTCTTATTTTTCATGGGATTTACCACGGCCTATCAGCGCCACCAGAACCCTCTGATCTTGCGTGAGGCTTTGTTGGTTGCATTCTTTCTTGCCGGGTTGGTCGTGTTGGGCGGCCTGCAGCAATGGTGGCTGGAGCCTGTATTGATGCGCATGGACGCAAACGCGGTATTCTTCGGCGCCACCGCACTCACAGCAATTACAGACAATGCGGCGCTGACGTATTTGGGTTCGCTGGTAGAGGGATTGAGTCTGGAGTTCAAAACGGCACTGGTGGCAGGTGCTGTCACTGGTGGTGGACTGACATTGATTGCCAATGCCCCCAACCCGGCTGGTGCTGCAATTCTCAAGGAAAAGTTTGCTGACAATGCCATTCACCCACTTGGACTACTGGTAGGTGCGCTACCCCCTACTTTGGTTGCAGTAATGGCATTTAAATTTCTGTGAATGAGGCCAGCTCGGAGGACGTCGAAGCAGTTTCGGCGTCTTGCCGCTATAGGTGAGCTAGCGGGATGTTACCGGCCCCTTCATCCGCTGCCAGCACCTCCACCAGTTTCTCTAAGTCCCGGTTGAGGCTCTCCAGGGTTGCCTCATCTAACTGTCGCAGTGCATCAGGCAATACACCCTCAAAGGGTCCAGGCATTTTTTTAAGTGCCTTTTTTCCCTCTGGTGTTACGCGTAATTCAACGACACGTTTGTCTTCCGCTGACTTCGTTAGCGTGATCAGCTCTTTTTTGAGCAAGACCTTTATCAAGTTACTTGCGGTGGATTGGTGAATGTCCATCTGGGTGGCAATTTCACCAACGCCCAGTCCGGGGCTCCTCTGCACAAGGCTCAGTGCCCAAATTTGGGCACCGCCTAGGCCAGTGTCTTTTTCCACTTGCCTAAAGTGGGCTCTGACAGCATTGAACACCACTCGGAACTGCCTTAACGCACGCGCGGCGTCGTCTGAGTGCTCCATGGAGGGTTGAGATTTTTTCATCAGCACACACAAAACGAAGGGCCCCCAATGATACGGTGGCACGTTCCGACGTGGCAGCTAACGGGCGTATCCCTCCAGGATTTGGGCTCTCACTCGCTTCATTAACAAATCTTCAAATGTGTAGAAACCGTTGGAGCAACCTCTAAGCTCATTAAGAGCAAAAGCAGCGCCGGTACCAAATGCCTCGCGCTTAATGGAGTCGTGAATCAGTCGCACAGTCTGATAGGGGAATCCAAAAATCACCTCGTG from Rhodoferax potami includes these protein-coding regions:
- a CDS encoding MarR family winged helix-turn-helix transcriptional regulator, giving the protein MKKSQPSMEHSDDAARALRQFRVVFNAVRAHFRQVEKDTGLGGAQIWALSLVQRSPGLGVGEIATQMDIHQSTASNLIKVLLKKELITLTKSAEDKRVVELRVTPEGKKALKKMPGPFEGVLPDALRQLDEATLESLNRDLEKLVEVLAADEGAGNIPLAHL